The Ancylobacter sp. SL191 nucleotide sequence GTACCGCGACTTCGAGGCGCTGCTGATCGCCGAAGGCGCGGTCATCACCGCGACCGGGACCAGCGACTTCGCCGGCACGCTTGAGATCGACGGCAGCCTGACGCTCAACGGCTCCCTCGCGGCGGCGGGCTTCACCATCGCGGATGGCGCGACGCTGACCGGCAACTCGACGGTAGCGAGCCTCACCGTGGAGAATGGCGGCACCGTCTCGCCGGGCAACTCCATCGGCACGGTGACCGTGACCGGTACCGCGACCTTCAACACCGGCTCGACCTATGTGGTGGAGATCGACCAGACCTCGTCCGACCAGATCGTCGCCGGCACGCTGGCGCTGAACGGCGGCACGGTGCAGTTGTCCTCTTCCGGCCCGCTGAACGCTGGTGCGGTCTACACGATCATCAGTGCGAGCAGCACCACCACATCGGGCACCCAGTTCGACACGCTGGTGAGCCCCGACTATCTCTTCATCACCCCGACGCTCGGCCGTGACGGCGCCTCCGTGACGCTGACGCTGACCCGCAACGGCACGAGCTTCGCGAGCTACGCCCAGACCGCCAACCAGGCGGCGGTGGCGAATGCGCTGGAGGCGGGCGGCACGGCGGCGTCCTATCTCACGGCCGCGACCACATCGACCGACACCAGCCAGTTCGCGACGGGGTTCGACCTGCTCTCCGGCGAGGTGCATGCCTCGGTCGGCAACACGCTCTACACCCAGTCGACGCTGATCGGCGACACGCTCGCCGCCCGCCTGCGCCAGAGCGCCCCGACGGGGAGCAGCCCGGCGATGGCGGCGCTCTCCGCTGGTGGGCCGGCGCTGGCCTATGCCGCGCCGAGCGCCACCAAGAGCCCGATCGTCACCAAGGCGCCCGTGGCCGCCCCCGCAGGCCCGGTCTATGCCGCCTGGGCACAGGGTTTTGGCCAGTGGAGCACGGCGGACGGCACGGGCAACTCGGCCGAGATCGACAGCTCGCTCGGCGGCTTCCTTGCCGGCGCGGATGTGACGCTCGATGCCAGCACCTTCGGCTTCGCGGCGGGTTACGTCTCGGCCAATACCGATGTCGATGCCCGGCTCAGCAGCGCCGACACCTCGACCTTCGTGATCGCCGCCTATGCCGGCACCAGCCTCGAGAATTTCCGCCTGCGCGGCGGCGCCTCCTATGGCTGGACCGACACCGACACGCAGCGCACGGCGAGCTTCATGGGCCTCACCCAGTCGCTCACCGCTTCCTATGATGGCGGCACGGCGAATGTCTTCATCGAGGCGGCCTATGCGGCGGAGATGAACTCCATTGCCTTCGAGCCCTTCGCCCAGATGGCGTGGAGCTGGATCGACACGGACAGCTTCACCGAGAGCGGCGGCAGCATGGCCCTCTCCTCGGACGGGCTGTCCTTCGACGTGCCCTATTCGACGCTCGGCCTGCGCCTTGCCACCTCCATCGAGATGGGGTCGGCGGTGGCGACGCCGCATGCCAGCCTCGGCTGGCGCCACGCCTTCGGCGACATCACGCCGGAAGCGGCCATGGCCTTCGCCGAGACCGGCGCCGGCTTCGCGGTGCAGGGCGCGCCGATTGCCGAGGACAGCTTCGTTCTTGGCGCCGGCATCGACGTGAAGCTCGGCAACGGCCTCAGCCTGAACATCGGCTATGAGGGCGAGTTCGCCAGCGATGTCGAGACCAACGCCGTGCGCGGCGGGCTGGTCTACCGCTTCTGAGCACCCGAGGCGGCGGGGCGTTTCCCGCCGCCTTCCCGGACGCCCGGCATTTCCGCAACGGTACCTCTACCGCACTGCGGCAAATGGGATAGGCTGGCACTTCCGCAGGAGAGGAACCGAGCGCCATGAAGATCGAGGACGTCCGCCGCACCGCCTATTCCATGCCGCTGACCAACCCGGCCTATCCGGTGGGGCCCTATCATTTCTTCAACCGCGAATACCTCATCATCACCTACCGCACCGATCCGGCGGCGCTGGAGAAGGTGGTGCCCGAGCCGCTTAAGGTGACCGATCCGATCGTCAAATATGAGTTCATCCGCATGCCGGATTCCACCGGCTTCGGCGACTACACCGAGACCGGGCAGGTGATCCCGGTGGAGTTCGAGGGCCGCAAGGGCGGCTTCGTCCACTCCATGTATCTCGACGATGAAGCCCCCATCGCCGGCGGGCGCGAACTCTGGGGCTTCCCCAAGAAGCTCGCCAAGCCGCGCTTCAAGGTGGAGAGCGACGTGCTGGTGGCCGATCTGCACTATGGCAGCGTGCTCTGCGCCTCCGGCACCATGGGTTACAAGTACAAGACCGCCGACCATGACGCGGTGATGGCCTCCATGCTCGCCCCGAGCTGGCTGCTCAAGATCATCCCGCATGTCGACGGCAGCGCGCGCATCCTCGAACTGGTCGAGTATTATCTTGAGGAGGTCACCATCAAGGAGGCGTGGACCGGCCCGGCGGCGCTCGGCCTCTTCCCGCATGCCATCTGCGATGTCGCCAAGCTGCCGGTGCTCGAGGTGCTCTCCGCCGTCCACATCAAGGCCGACCTGACGCTCGGACTCGGCAAGGTGGTGCACGACTATCTGAAGGATTGACGCGGCCTCAGCCGAGCCCCAGCCGCTCGGCCGCCATGAAGCCGAACATCAGCGCGAGGCCGAAGGCGATGAGGGCGAGCGCGGCGAGAAATTCGACGCCGCGCAGCACCACCGCCCCGCTCGTGCCCCGGCGGGTGGCAGCGAGCCTCACCGCCGCGTGCTTGGCGAAGACCGCGAGCGCGGCGATGGCGCTTACGGTGATCGCCGTGCCCACGCCCATCAGCAGGGTGGAGGCGGCGCCGACCCAGAAGATGCCCTGCGTCAGCGCGAAGACCAGCACGAGGATCGCCCCCGTGCAGGGCCTCAGGCCGACCGAGAACACCGCGCCCCACCATTCCCGCCAGCCGCCACCTTTGGGCAGCGTCTCGGGCGCGGGCATATGGCCGTGCCCGTCCTCGCAGCCGCAGTCATCGCCATGCACATGGTCCGGCTGCCCGCGCCAGGCGGCAACGAGCGCGCGGCCTTTGGCATAAGCGAGGCGCAGGCCGATCAGCACGATGAGGCCATAGGCGGCGAGTTCGATGAGGTAGACCGCCCGACTCATCGTCGCGGCGGTGGCGCCGATCAGCACAGCGAAGATGGCGGCGACAAGGATGGCTGTCAGCGCCTGTGCGAAGGCGCTGGCGAAGGCGAGGCCGATGCCGCGCTTCAGCGTCGCCTCATTGGCGAGCAGATAGGAGGAGATCACCGCCTTGCCGTGGCCGGGACCGGCAGCGTGGAACACGCCATAGGCGAAGGAGATGCCGCCGAGCAGGAAGACGGCGTGGCCGTCCTGCTTGGAGGCGCGCACGGCACCGGTCAGCAGCCGGTAGAACTCGGCCTGCTTGGCGAGGATGAAGCCGGCGATGCCGCCGACATCGCCCGGCACATTGCCCGAGGGCACGGGCGCCCCGACACCGAAGGGCGACTGGGCAAGGGCGGGATGGGCGAAAAGAAGCGCGGCGAGCCCGGCCATCGCGCCCGTCACCACCAGCGCGCTAACCGGGAGGTGAGGCTTCACGAGCAGGTCACCGTCACGCGGTTGGCGAATTGCGAGCCGAAATTGCTCGCCGAGGTCAGCGCGTTGAAGAAGCCTTCCGACAGCGTGGTGGTGCCCGTCGCCGGGTCCGGCCGGTGCAGCGCGAGCGAGCAGCCGGCGGAGTCGCCCGCCAGCTTGATCGGATCGTCGTCGGCCAGCGCGAAGGCGACGAAATAGGTGGGATCGTAGACGTCAATCGTCGTCGAACCCTTCTTTGCCTCCGGCTCGGCGAGCGGAAGGGTAAAGTGCAGCGTCAGCGACGTCCCGTCATAGGTGAGGGAGTAGTCCTTGGGCGGGGCGAAGCCGATCGCCTGCTTGCCGCGCTTGGCATAGGTGAAATAGTCGAATTCCTTGAGGGAATCGATGTTCACCTGGGCGAGTTCCTTCAGCGTCTTCTCGCTGGGCTTGCCGTCCGGCCCGGTCTCCAGTCCCTGTAGCGCGTAGCTGGAGAAGCCCTCGTCGAAGGTCCAGTCGTGGCGCACGCCGGTGAGCCGGCCATCCGGCGCATAATCGAGCTCGGCATTCACCGTGACCCAGACATGGGGATGGGCAAAGGCCGGGGCGACGAGCCCGCACAGCACCAGAACCGCCCCGAGAAATCGCCGGATCATCCGCATCATCACCCTTGCCGCACCGCGCTCCCGCAGCGCACCGAATCTTCGCTGCCGAGTTCGGCGGAATGGTGACCGGTTCGGGGGCGGGGGCCAAGGGGGCTAAGGCAGGGTGCTTGCAAAGCCCCCAAACGCAATCACCCCCGAGCAGGGCTCGGGGGTGATGATGTCAGCGTGTTCGGAGGCTCATCAGCCCCCGCTGGGCTGGCCTCAGGCCGCCTTGGCGGACTTGGGCTGGAGCAGCTTGCGGTTGATCAGCGCCTCGGCGATCTGGACCGCGTTGAGCGCGGCGCCCTTGCGCAGATTGTCCGACACGCACCAGAAGGAGAGGCCGTTCTCCACCGTCGCATCCTCGCGGATGCGCGAGATGTAGGTCGCGTCCTCGCCGGCCGCCTCGTAGGGCGTGATGTAGCCGCCTGGCTCGCGCTTATCGACCACCAGGATGCCCGGCGCGGCGCGCAGGGCCGCGGTAGCCTCCTCGACGGTGATCGGATTCTCGAACTCGACGTTGACGGCTTCCGAGTGCGAGATGAAGACAGGAACGCGGACGGCGGTGCAGGTCAGCTTGATCTTGGGATCAAGGATCTTCTTGGTCTCCACCATCACCTTCCATTCCTCCTTCGTGTAGCCGTCTTCCATGAAGACGTCGATGTGAGGAATGACGTTGAAGGCGATGCGCTTGGGGAACTTCTTAGCCTCTACCGGGTCCGACACGAAGACGGCGCGGGTCTGCGCGAACAGCTCATCCATGGCGTCCTTGCCGGCGCCGGAGACCGACTGGTAGGTCGCCACGACCACGCGCTTGATGGTCGCCAGATCGTGCAGCGGCTTCAGCGCCACGACGAGCTGGGCGGTCGAGCAGTTCGGGTTGGCGATGATGTTCTTCTTGGTGAAGCCGGCGAGGGCGTCGGCATTCACCTCGGGAACCACCAGCGGCACATCGGAATCATAGCGCCAGGCCGAGGAGTTATCGATCACCACGCAGCCCTGGCGGCCGATCTTGGGCGACCACTCCTTGGAGACGTCGCCACCGGCCGACATCAGGCAGATGTCGGTGTCCGAGAAGTCATAATTCTCAAGGGCTTTGCACTTCAGGGTCTTGTCGCCGAAGGAGACCTCCGTTCCCACCGAACGGCGGGAGGCGAGCGCGACGACCTCGTCCGCGGGAAAACCGCGTTCGGCGAGAATGTCGAGCATTTCGCGGCCCACATTGCCCGTGGCACCGACGATAGCGACCTTGTAGCCCATTGTGTCTCTCCTGACGGCCCTGCCATTCACAGGCTCGGGCGAGGGCGGGCTTTTACGCCGAAAGGCGGATGAGAGCAAGGTTTCGCCCGCGCCCGCGCGCCTTTGCGACGCTGCCCTCGCCGCGCGCCTCTGCCGCAACGTCACTGCGGCCGGAAGTGAGGATGGAACCACCGCCGGGCATCGCGGTTGTTCCATACCTCCATCAGGCGCCGGATGAGCCGTCGCGACCCCGCTCTATTATGCAACCTCGTACGATTTCCAGTTGTACGCGCCGGGGTCCACGCCGCGCCCGCGATGTCTAAAAGCATCCCAAACGGTATCGCCGGGCGGACATTGTCCTATTCTGATGTATAATATGCGCGAAGACCGTTCACAGGCCCCAGAGTGATGCCCGCGGTACTAATAATTGACGACAGTACGACCAATCGACGCATTTACTCGGAGTTGGCACGCCAGCTTGAGCCTAATGTTTACGTGGAGATGTTCGAGAACGGAGCCGAGGCTCTGGAATGGTTGGTGGAGCATCGCGCTGATCTGATCATAACAGATTACAAGATGCCTAAAATGAACGGCGCCGAGCTGGTCCGCGCCGTTCGTGCCCTGCCGCATCTGCGCGACGTGCCCATCATTGTCGTGACCGCCTATGACGACCGCAAGTTTCGCGTTGCCTCGCTGGAGGCCGGCGCGACAGATTTTCTGCTGAGCCCGGTGGATCACGTCGAGTTTCTGGCGCGATCGCGAAACCTGTTGAAGCTGCGTCGGCAGCACCTGTTGCTTGCGGACAGGGCCGAGCAACTGGAGATCAACCTGACCGCAAAGGACCAGTTGCTGCGCGCAAGTCGCGAGGCGCTGGCCCAAGTCATCGACACCGTGCCCGCTTTCATCAGCGCGTCCGATCTCGATGGCCGCTGCGTGCTGGTGAATGTCCAGCAGGCGGCGTCCATCGGCAAGGTTCCGAACGACCTCGTCGGGCAGCCGATCGAATCGTTGATCGGTGAGGAGCGCGGGCTTGTCAGCCGTCAGCTTGACCAGATCGTGCTCAGGACAGGAAAGGCGATCGCGCCCCGCGAGGAAGAGGTCGTCACACCTGGCGGCGACCACTACATCTACCTGACCAACAAGGCGCCGCTGCATGACGGCGCGGGCCGGATCAGCGGCATTCTGACCACCTCGATCGACGTGACCCAGCGCCG carries:
- a CDS encoding aspartate-semialdehyde dehydrogenase, whose translation is MGYKVAIVGATGNVGREMLDILAERGFPADEVVALASRRSVGTEVSFGDKTLKCKALENYDFSDTDICLMSAGGDVSKEWSPKIGRQGCVVIDNSSAWRYDSDVPLVVPEVNADALAGFTKKNIIANPNCSTAQLVVALKPLHDLATIKRVVVATYQSVSGAGKDAMDELFAQTRAVFVSDPVEAKKFPKRIAFNVIPHIDVFMEDGYTKEEWKVMVETKKILDPKIKLTCTAVRVPVFISHSEAVNVEFENPITVEEATAALRAAPGILVVDKREPGGYITPYEAAGEDATYISRIREDATVENGLSFWCVSDNLRKGAALNAVQIAEALINRKLLQPKSAKAA
- a CDS encoding DUF1007 family protein; this translates as MIRRFLGAVLVLCGLVAPAFAHPHVWVTVNAELDYAPDGRLTGVRHDWTFDEGFSSYALQGLETGPDGKPSEKTLKELAQVNIDSLKEFDYFTYAKRGKQAIGFAPPKDYSLTYDGTSLTLHFTLPLAEPEAKKGSTTIDVYDPTYFVAFALADDDPIKLAGDSAGCSLALHRPDPATGTTTLSEGFFNALTSASNFGSQFANRVTVTCS
- a CDS encoding nickel/cobalt transporter encodes the protein MAGLAALLFAHPALAQSPFGVGAPVPSGNVPGDVGGIAGFILAKQAEFYRLLTGAVRASKQDGHAVFLLGGISFAYGVFHAAGPGHGKAVISSYLLANEATLKRGIGLAFASAFAQALTAILVAAIFAVLIGATAATMSRAVYLIELAAYGLIVLIGLRLAYAKGRALVAAWRGQPDHVHGDDCGCEDGHGHMPAPETLPKGGGWREWWGAVFSVGLRPCTGAILVLVFALTQGIFWVGAASTLLMGVGTAITVSAIAALAVFAKHAAVRLAATRRGTSGAVVLRGVEFLAALALIAFGLALMFGFMAAERLGLG
- a CDS encoding autotransporter outer membrane beta-barrel domain-containing protein, whose translation is MNRFFVSTSMRALAAAGVMLAAPLGAWASDFNVTTATTTQQTVSGANVGTVTSSGSITTSGVAVLWNGAATGTGVSITNDGTIGSTGGRAFDTSGSSITGIYTLVNNGTISSSNDTFRINDDFANGTLNVTNYGTMTSATGQVFDLANVTAVTAVVTITNYGTLQSGTADVVRPGAGGTVINYGRIEATDLTSDGDGVDFQTAGGTVVNKTGGVILGAKHGITGDGATTVTNEVGASITGQNGSGINIDSTGSTLVTITNYGTITGAVTGLLDDDGAADGVPDGDGDGIDVDGQILLHNYGTVQGTGATGTNDGIPNTADGIAAGGGTIYNYAGAVIEAYDNYPNDGSDDVGRAILIDDSNGGAAPFATTIINQGTIRSDGVAITLVGDNNDTIENYSVISSDDAKAVDMGGGDDLFIYHIGSSVTGYVTGGAGTDTFELAGTGSFDLSLLGTSAQYRDFEALLIAEGAVITATGTSDFAGTLEIDGSLTLNGSLAAAGFTIADGATLTGNSTVASLTVENGGTVSPGNSIGTVTVTGTATFNTGSTYVVEIDQTSSDQIVAGTLALNGGTVQLSSSGPLNAGAVYTIISASSTTTSGTQFDTLVSPDYLFITPTLGRDGASVTLTLTRNGTSFASYAQTANQAAVANALEAGGTAASYLTAATTSTDTSQFATGFDLLSGEVHASVGNTLYTQSTLIGDTLAARLRQSAPTGSSPAMAALSAGGPALAYAAPSATKSPIVTKAPVAAPAGPVYAAWAQGFGQWSTADGTGNSAEIDSSLGGFLAGADVTLDASTFGFAAGYVSANTDVDARLSSADTSTFVIAAYAGTSLENFRLRGGASYGWTDTDTQRTASFMGLTQSLTASYDGGTANVFIEAAYAAEMNSIAFEPFAQMAWSWIDTDSFTESGGSMALSSDGLSFDVPYSTLGLRLATSIEMGSAVATPHASLGWRHAFGDITPEAAMAFAETGAGFAVQGAPIAEDSFVLGAGIDVKLGNGLSLNIGYEGEFASDVETNAVRGGLVYRF
- a CDS encoding acetoacetate decarboxylase, which gives rise to MKIEDVRRTAYSMPLTNPAYPVGPYHFFNREYLIITYRTDPAALEKVVPEPLKVTDPIVKYEFIRMPDSTGFGDYTETGQVIPVEFEGRKGGFVHSMYLDDEAPIAGGRELWGFPKKLAKPRFKVESDVLVADLHYGSVLCASGTMGYKYKTADHDAVMASMLAPSWLLKIIPHVDGSARILELVEYYLEEVTIKEAWTGPAALGLFPHAICDVAKLPVLEVLSAVHIKADLTLGLGKVVHDYLKD